In the genome of Pelobacter seleniigenes DSM 18267, one region contains:
- a CDS encoding YigZ family protein: MSRTRYPIPAAPCRCEIEVNRSRFIASIEMVETPDQAQDFVARLKQEFPTANHNCWAYLCGPPGSSDRIGLSDDGEPHGVAGKPLLTALQHSGLGDLAVVVTRFFGGIKLGKGGMVKAYTQAVQSALEQLEVAEKIAWEELRFSCAYPLLSSIERLLPDYEATILEQQFAAQVVLHIRVAQEQLTALRTRLTDLSAGQINFPENP, encoded by the coding sequence ATGTCCAGGACTCGCTATCCCATCCCGGCAGCTCCCTGCCGTTGTGAAATCGAAGTCAATCGCAGTCGTTTCATCGCCAGCATCGAAATGGTCGAAACCCCGGACCAGGCCCAGGACTTTGTCGCCCGGCTCAAACAAGAGTTCCCCACCGCCAACCATAACTGCTGGGCCTACCTGTGCGGACCGCCCGGCAGCAGCGACCGGATCGGCCTGAGCGATGACGGCGAACCGCACGGCGTGGCCGGAAAGCCGCTGCTCACCGCCCTGCAACACAGCGGCCTGGGCGATCTGGCCGTGGTGGTGACGCGCTTTTTCGGCGGCATCAAACTGGGTAAAGGAGGGATGGTCAAAGCCTACACCCAAGCGGTCCAGAGCGCTCTTGAGCAGTTGGAGGTCGCTGAAAAAATCGCCTGGGAAGAACTCAGGTTCAGCTGCGCTTACCCCCTTCTGAGCAGCATCGAACGGCTGCTTCCCGACTATGAAGCAACCATTCTCGAACAGCAATTCGCAGCCCAGGTCGTGCTGCATATCCGGGTCGCCCAGGAGCAGCTGACCGCCCTGCGAACCCGCTTAACCGACCTGAGTGCCGGGCAGATCAACTTTCCGGAAAACCCCTGA
- a CDS encoding DMT family transporter: MNASASSFPLFRLLFGSLCISFSPVFIKLAAVDPDLAGFYRMLFAVGGLLVLLLLRRELPRVPGKILWLLAACGIALGSDFMCWHRSIELIGPGLATLLGNFQVFFTAFFSWLVLKEKISGLFIVAVVLGVAGLFLITGVDAIVLSSDIRLGLLLGVFTALAYSTFIMLMKKAVTGNKLSGVSVMLWISLFCMTYLGAICLAKGTSFAVAETSSLLALAGVGILGSTLGWSLLSSALKIVPASIAGLVMLLQPALSFIWDILLFKRPTGWLDYVGVLMILTAIYLGTLRNQPK; the protein is encoded by the coding sequence TTGAACGCTTCAGCTTCCTCATTTCCCCTGTTTCGCCTGTTGTTCGGCTCGCTTTGTATCAGTTTTTCCCCGGTGTTTATCAAGCTTGCGGCGGTTGATCCGGACTTGGCCGGGTTTTATCGGATGCTGTTTGCGGTGGGCGGACTGCTGGTGCTGTTACTGCTGCGCCGGGAATTGCCGCGCGTGCCGGGGAAAATTCTCTGGTTGCTCGCCGCTTGCGGAATTGCTCTTGGTTCTGACTTCATGTGCTGGCATCGCAGTATTGAACTGATCGGGCCGGGGCTGGCCACCCTGTTGGGAAATTTTCAGGTGTTTTTTACGGCGTTTTTCTCCTGGCTGGTGCTGAAAGAGAAGATCAGCGGGCTGTTTATCGTGGCGGTGGTGCTGGGTGTGGCCGGGCTGTTTCTGATCACCGGAGTCGATGCAATTGTTTTATCCAGTGACATCAGGCTCGGGCTGCTGCTGGGGGTGTTCACTGCGCTGGCTTATTCGACCTTCATCATGCTCATGAAAAAAGCCGTGACCGGCAACAAGCTCAGTGGCGTTTCGGTCATGCTCTGGATCAGCCTGTTCTGTATGACTTATCTGGGCGCGATCTGCCTGGCCAAGGGAACCTCGTTTGCCGTGGCCGAAACGTCATCCCTGCTGGCTCTGGCCGGGGTCGGCATTTTGGGCAGTACCCTCGGTTGGTCACTTCTTTCCTCTGCCCTCAAAATAGTGCCTGCCTCGATTGCCGGTTTGGTCATGTTGCTGCAGCCTGCCCTGTCTTTTATCTGGGATATCCTGTTGTTCAAGCGGCCGACGGGGTGGCTCGACTATGTCGGGGTATTGATGATTCTGACGGCAATCTATCTGGGAACCTTGCGTAACCAGCCGAAATAG
- a CDS encoding flavodoxin family protein, translated as MKIIAINASPRKKWNTATLLEQTLAGAASKGAETELIHLYDLNFKGCVSCLACKTVNGKSEGRCAMRDDLTPVLDKIEEQADVLVVGSPIYLASVTGEARSFMERLLFAPMVYTKPPSSRFPKKLKTALIYTMNLSEQGSIERQYPVQFQIIEDYFARILGSAETICAYDTCQVDDFSKMVMEYADPAYKKQRKAEAFPEDCRRAYQLGIKLAQTS; from the coding sequence ATGAAAATTATCGCCATCAACGCCAGTCCCCGTAAAAAGTGGAATACCGCAACCCTGCTCGAACAGACCCTGGCAGGAGCCGCCAGCAAAGGCGCCGAAACCGAACTGATCCACCTCTACGACCTCAACTTCAAGGGCTGCGTCAGCTGCCTGGCCTGCAAAACCGTGAACGGCAAATCAGAGGGCCGCTGCGCCATGCGCGACGATCTGACTCCGGTCCTGGATAAGATCGAGGAGCAGGCAGATGTCCTGGTGGTCGGCTCACCCATCTATCTTGCCAGTGTCACCGGCGAAGCCCGCAGCTTCATGGAGCGCCTGCTGTTTGCGCCCATGGTCTATACCAAACCACCCAGCTCCCGGTTTCCCAAAAAACTTAAAACCGCACTGATCTACACCATGAACCTCAGCGAGCAGGGGAGCATCGAGCGTCAATACCCGGTCCAGTTCCAGATTATCGAGGACTACTTTGCCCGCATCCTCGGCTCGGCCGAAACCATCTGTGCGTACGATACCTGTCAGGTTGACGACTTTTCCAAAATGGTGATGGAATATGCAGACCCGGCCTACAAGAAACAACGCAAGGCGGAAGCATTTCCCGAAGATTGTCGCAGAGCTTACCAATTGGGGATAAAACTGGCCCAAACGAGCTGA
- a CDS encoding DUF2726 domain-containing protein encodes MTWIVLFFAIPLFVYLTFKMNSGSAGSLPPVSCAKQQVFLSFAERDVLGLLEQILGPSYRIFVKVRLADLVVIRAGQEPRQRSVAAGMLARETVSFAIFDQAQKAIVAVIDLAEGGDQHKLRNEFVDQALGSAEIPYGRIPLQLSYSSQEIEGLVTALLKIEGRAVVENEEQVSLNHGADQQDSARFGGR; translated from the coding sequence TTGACCTGGATTGTTCTGTTTTTCGCTATCCCGCTGTTTGTGTATCTAACCTTTAAAATGAACTCGGGCTCCGCAGGTTCTTTGCCTCCTGTTTCTTGTGCCAAGCAACAGGTTTTTCTGTCTTTTGCCGAAAGGGATGTGCTTGGTCTGCTGGAGCAGATCCTGGGTCCGTCTTATCGTATTTTTGTCAAGGTCCGGTTGGCCGATCTGGTGGTGATCAGGGCGGGGCAGGAGCCGCGACAGAGATCCGTTGCGGCCGGGATGCTGGCCCGCGAAACCGTCTCTTTTGCCATTTTCGATCAGGCCCAGAAAGCAATTGTCGCCGTCATCGATCTGGCCGAAGGCGGCGACCAACATAAGCTTCGTAATGAATTTGTCGATCAGGCTCTGGGTTCAGCGGAAATTCCCTATGGGCGGATTCCCTTGCAATTGTCCTATTCGAGCCAGGAGATCGAAGGGCTGGTCACTGCCCTGCTGAAGATTGAAGGCCGGGCCGTGGTTGAGAATGAAGAACAGGTTAGTCTCAACCATGGCGCCGACCAACAGGACTCTGCACGTTTCGGGGGGCGATAA
- a CDS encoding type I restriction endonuclease subunit R: MVANGWQLGTSAGYNRKLALYEEDVIGFVQDSQGEQWQKYCKLYPQNPEKHLLERVASQLNKADPNAADRDLRTFGTLGVLRHELRVRGVRFKFCQFKPEHDLNPDTLTRYKKNRLRIVPELVYSPYATEDLVGSEEQAGKQAKSWRIDLVLFVNGLPVATLELKSEFKQAVDNAIKQYKRTRLPKDPVTRKPEPLLTFKRGALVHFAVSQYEVYMTTHLEGDDTFFLPFNQGTKEGGAGNDVPDDPNEYATGYLWNEVLLPDNLLKILARYVHLQIEEKEDWQGKKYKKETLIFPRYHQWDVVNRLLDAARKEGPGQKYLIQHSAGSGKSNSIAWTAHQLSSLYTAAGDKQFHSVIVVTDRTVLDDQLQDTIYQFEHADGVVGRINREVGEGSKSEKLAKALESSQPIIIVTIQTFPFVLQAIENSVSLKERRYAIIADEAHSSQTGSTARKLKEVLVAENTTDDIEYTSEDILDATVAARRSNDNLSYFAFTATPKPKTLELFGRLPDAGQQPSKSNLPEAFHVYSMRQAIEEGFILDVLKNYTNYKVAYQLAQRIKDRDKEVDSKKATVKLNQWVRLHDYNIAQKVQVIVEHYKNNIMGLLGGQAKAMVVTSSRKEVVRYKQEFDKYIIRKGYSGISALVAFSGEVAFNDNDPNVAGLLGEKFTEHSMNPGLKGRDMRKAFDTNEFQVMLVANKFQTGFDQPKLCAMYVDKKLYGVECVQTLSRLNRTYPGKGESGTFVLDFFNEPQDILESFQPYFQTAELADVSDPDLVFDLFDKLRAEGIFTWQEIEQFAVAFFAKNKSNAAISNICKPAVQRWQGRYKLAVDAYKTAKEMFDRTKQTGDAVLIANAERSLKECKQEKDRLDIFKKDLGSFTRFYEFMSQIVDYDSKDLEKLSLYGRHLRPLLREKQEEEDDIDLSNVALSHYRLSKQREQNLVMESAGDYSLMPGSDLGTAKPKDKKEEFLSQVLARLNELFMTDNLTDKDLVNYAYTIRDKVRENKVVMDQILNNTPEQAMLGDFPKALDDAVLDSNEAHQKQMMQILANPEVARGFARVVFDLLTHKELR; the protein is encoded by the coding sequence ATGGTCGCCAACGGCTGGCAGCTTGGAACCTCCGCTGGTTACAATCGGAAACTGGCCCTGTACGAAGAAGACGTGATCGGCTTTGTGCAGGACAGCCAGGGCGAGCAGTGGCAGAAATACTGCAAACTCTATCCGCAAAACCCGGAAAAGCACCTCCTTGAAAGAGTCGCCAGCCAGCTCAACAAAGCCGACCCCAACGCCGCCGACCGTGACCTGCGCACTTTCGGTACTCTTGGTGTGCTGCGTCACGAACTGCGCGTTCGTGGTGTGCGCTTTAAATTTTGCCAGTTCAAGCCGGAACACGACCTCAATCCCGATACCCTGACGAGATACAAAAAGAACCGCCTGCGTATCGTACCGGAGCTAGTCTATAGTCCCTATGCGACCGAAGACCTAGTCGGGAGCGAGGAACAGGCGGGCAAGCAGGCGAAAAGCTGGCGTATCGACCTGGTGCTGTTCGTCAATGGTCTGCCGGTTGCCACTTTGGAGCTGAAGTCCGAGTTCAAACAGGCGGTCGATAACGCTATCAAACAATACAAGCGTACCCGTTTGCCGAAAGATCCAGTCACTAGGAAGCCAGAGCCGTTACTGACTTTCAAACGTGGCGCGCTGGTCCACTTTGCAGTCAGCCAGTATGAGGTCTACATGACCACCCACCTGGAAGGTGACGATACGTTCTTTTTGCCGTTCAACCAGGGGACCAAAGAGGGCGGGGCTGGTAATGACGTGCCGGATGATCCAAATGAGTACGCCACCGGTTATCTCTGGAACGAGGTGCTGCTGCCCGATAACCTGCTCAAAATCCTCGCCCGCTATGTCCATCTGCAGATCGAAGAAAAGGAAGATTGGCAAGGCAAAAAATACAAAAAAGAGACACTGATTTTCCCCCGTTACCACCAATGGGACGTGGTCAACCGGCTACTTGATGCCGCCCGCAAAGAAGGGCCGGGACAGAAATACCTGATCCAGCACAGCGCTGGGTCGGGCAAGTCGAACTCCATCGCCTGGACCGCGCATCAGCTCTCATCCCTTTATACTGCCGCTGGCGATAAGCAGTTCCATTCGGTGATTGTTGTCACCGACCGCACCGTACTCGATGATCAACTACAGGATACCATCTATCAATTTGAACATGCTGACGGGGTAGTGGGGCGGATCAATCGCGAGGTCGGTGAAGGCTCAAAGTCTGAAAAGTTGGCGAAGGCGCTGGAGAGTTCCCAGCCGATTATTATCGTTACCATCCAGACTTTTCCCTTTGTGCTCCAGGCAATTGAGAACAGTGTCAGCCTCAAGGAACGACGCTATGCCATCATCGCTGACGAGGCGCATTCGTCGCAGACCGGCTCGACTGCCCGGAAATTGAAAGAAGTGCTGGTTGCCGAGAATACAACTGATGATATCGAGTACACTTCTGAAGATATCCTTGATGCCACTGTCGCCGCCCGGCGTTCTAACGATAACCTGAGTTATTTTGCGTTCACAGCTACGCCGAAGCCGAAGACCCTGGAGCTGTTTGGCCGTCTGCCCGATGCTGGTCAACAACCTTCCAAAAGTAACCTGCCTGAAGCGTTTCATGTTTATTCGATGCGTCAGGCCATTGAAGAAGGTTTCATCCTTGATGTGCTGAAGAACTACACCAATTACAAGGTTGCTTACCAGCTGGCGCAGAGGATTAAGGACAGGGACAAAGAGGTTGACAGCAAGAAGGCGACAGTCAAGCTTAACCAGTGGGTGCGGCTGCATGATTATAACATCGCCCAGAAGGTGCAGGTGATTGTCGAGCACTATAAGAACAATATCATGGGGTTGCTTGGCGGCCAGGCCAAGGCGATGGTGGTAACCAGCTCACGCAAGGAGGTGGTGCGATACAAGCAGGAGTTCGACAAGTACATCATCCGTAAGGGTTACAGCGGTATCAGCGCCCTGGTGGCCTTTTCCGGTGAGGTGGCGTTCAATGACAACGACCCAAATGTCGCAGGGCTGCTCGGTGAAAAGTTCACCGAGCACAGCATGAACCCCGGCCTTAAAGGGCGCGACATGCGCAAAGCTTTTGACACCAACGAGTTCCAGGTGATGCTGGTTGCCAACAAGTTTCAGACCGGCTTTGACCAGCCGAAGCTTTGCGCTATGTATGTCGATAAAAAACTCTATGGCGTCGAGTGCGTGCAGACCCTGTCGCGCCTGAACCGGACCTATCCGGGAAAAGGAGAAAGTGGCACTTTTGTGCTCGATTTCTTCAACGAGCCGCAGGATATTCTTGAGTCTTTTCAGCCATATTTTCAGACTGCTGAGCTGGCGGATGTCTCCGACCCTGACCTGGTTTTTGATCTCTTCGACAAGCTGCGTGCCGAAGGAATCTTTACCTGGCAGGAGATAGAACAATTCGCTGTGGCCTTTTTTGCCAAAAACAAGAGCAATGCCGCGATCAGTAATATCTGCAAGCCGGCGGTGCAGCGCTGGCAAGGACGCTACAAGCTGGCGGTCGACGCCTACAAAACCGCCAAGGAGATGTTCGACCGCACCAAGCAGACCGGTGACGCGGTCCTGATCGCCAATGCCGAAAGGAGCCTCAAGGAGTGCAAACAGGAAAAGGATCGGCTTGATATCTTTAAAAAGGACCTGGGCAGTTTTACCCGTTTTTATGAATTTATGTCGCAGATTGTTGACTACGACAGCAAGGATCTGGAAAAACTCAGTCTTTACGGTCGCCACTTACGGCCGCTGTTACGGGAAAAACAGGAAGAGGAAGATGATATCGATCTGAGCAATGTCGCTCTGAGCCACTACCGGCTTTCGAAGCAACGCGAGCAGAATTTGGTGATGGAATCGGCTGGAGATTACAGCTTAATGCCGGGTAGTGATCTTGGAACCGCCAAACCGAAAGATAAAAAGGAAGAATTCCTGTCGCAGGTCCTAGCGCGTTTGAACGAACTGTTTATGACCGATAATCTGACCGATAAGGATTTGGTCAACTATGCTTACACGATTCGCGACAAGGTTCGCGAGAACAAGGTCGTCATGGACCAGATTCTCAACAATACCCCTGAACAGGCTATGTTGGGTGATTTTCCAAAAGCACTCGATGATGCGGTTTTGGATAGTAATGAGGCACACCAGAAACAGATGATGCAGATTCTGGCAAACCCCGAAGTCGCTAGGGGTTTTGCCAGGGTGGTGTTTGATTTGCTGACACACAAAGAATTGCGATAG
- a CDS encoding Fic/DOC family protein — translation MTSSGRYDTSGYPEDQYEPGSDGKVLKNRLRITSREEMEIAETEYLWKAQEHLLDVVEEDQQFTAHDIFEMHRTWLGVVYEWAGKERRVNVSKDGFTFAMAHTITGLMLEFERKQLSRYTPCRFDSYDKIAQALAEVHVELMLIHPFREGNGRLGRLLATIMALQAGLPLLDFSEMACEKKDEYFLAVRVGLEMNYAPMKQLFLDVIESSEASNTED, via the coding sequence ATGACTTCATCCGGTCGATATGACACCTCGGGATATCCTGAAGATCAGTATGAGCCTGGTTCTGATGGAAAGGTTTTAAAAAACCGGCTTAGGATTACCTCCCGTGAAGAAATGGAGATTGCCGAAACGGAATACTTGTGGAAAGCACAGGAACACCTGCTGGATGTTGTCGAGGAAGATCAGCAGTTTACTGCTCATGACATTTTCGAGATGCACCGTACTTGGCTTGGCGTTGTCTACGAATGGGCGGGCAAAGAACGCCGGGTGAATGTGAGCAAGGATGGTTTTACTTTTGCCATGGCCCACACAATCACTGGGTTGATGTTGGAGTTTGAGCGCAAACAACTGTCCCGCTACACACCTTGCCGATTTGATAGTTACGATAAAATTGCCCAGGCGTTGGCAGAAGTGCATGTCGAACTGATGTTGATCCATCCATTTCGCGAAGGGAACGGCAGACTAGGCCGGTTGCTCGCCACGATAATGGCATTGCAGGCCGGTTTGCCATTGCTGGATTTTAGTGAAATGGCTTGTGAAAAGAAGGATGAATATTTTTTAGCGGTGCGAGTAGGTTTGGAAATGAATTATGCGCCGATGAAACAACTGTTCCTAGACGTAATAGAAAGTTCGGAAGCATCAAATACGGAGGATTAA
- a CDS encoding restriction endonuclease subunit S: MSLSYGRIIRRDVEENYGLLPESFNTYQLVDAGDIVLRLTDLQNDKRSLRVGHAGESGIITSAYLKLIAKSGQLNDRYLYRLLHSYDTTKVFYGMGGGLRQSMKFEDMRRLPLLVPSIPEQEQIANFLDHETAKIDTLIDKQQQLIKLLKEKRQAVISHAVTKGLNPDVPMKDSGVEWLGEVPECWDVRRIGTLFSESGSRAVREAELEYPILRVSIHHGISDKELDEEEMERKVFRSEDRSLYKVVHENDLAYNMMRAWQGGFGAAKVNGLISPAYVVCKPKAELNSSYFELVLRSPNAVTELKRFSRGITDFRLRLYWDEFKSIKVPIPPAGEIEKILQHIDKVNSKYDQISASAQKQIDLLIERRTALNSAAVAGKIDIRNWVFKE; this comes from the coding sequence TTGTCTTTGAGCTATGGTCGAATTATTCGCAGGGATGTTGAAGAGAACTACGGTCTTTTGCCCGAATCGTTCAACACGTATCAACTGGTCGATGCAGGGGACATTGTTTTACGCCTTACTGACCTCCAGAACGATAAACGCAGCTTGCGAGTAGGGCATGCTGGAGAGTCGGGGATAATTACCTCCGCGTATCTTAAATTGATCGCCAAAAGCGGCCAGCTTAACGATCGCTATTTGTATCGCCTTTTACATTCCTACGATACGACGAAAGTGTTCTACGGGATGGGCGGCGGACTTCGGCAATCCATGAAGTTCGAAGATATGAGGCGTTTGCCATTGCTGGTGCCTTCAATTCCTGAGCAGGAGCAAATCGCCAACTTTCTCGACCACGAAACCGCCAAAATCGACACCCTGATTGACAAGCAACAACAACTAATCAAGCTGCTGAAAGAAAAGCGCCAGGCGGTGATCAGTCATGCCGTAACCAAAGGGCTGAACCCCGATGTGCCGATGAAAGATTCCGGTGTTGAGTGGTTGGGGGAAGTTCCGGAGTGTTGGGACGTGCGGCGAATCGGAACATTATTCTCGGAAAGCGGCTCAAGAGCTGTAAGGGAAGCAGAGCTTGAGTACCCCATACTTCGCGTGTCTATCCATCATGGCATATCGGATAAGGAACTTGATGAAGAGGAGATGGAGAGGAAGGTTTTCAGAAGTGAAGACCGTTCCCTCTACAAAGTAGTACATGAAAACGATCTTGCTTACAATATGATGAGGGCTTGGCAGGGGGGATTTGGTGCCGCAAAGGTTAATGGTTTGATCAGCCCGGCATATGTCGTTTGCAAGCCGAAGGCTGAGTTGAATTCTTCATACTTTGAACTTGTTTTACGTTCACCAAATGCGGTTACAGAGCTGAAACGGTTTTCACGGGGGATCACGGACTTCCGGCTAAGGCTATATTGGGATGAGTTCAAAAGCATTAAAGTACCTATCCCACCGGCAGGTGAGATCGAGAAAATTTTACAGCACATAGACAAAGTAAACTCAAAATACGATCAAATTTCAGCGAGTGCGCAGAAGCAAATTGATCTTCTTATAGAACGGCGCACTGCACTTAACTCAGCCGCCGTCGCCGGCAAGATCGATATTCGGAACTGGGTGTTTAAAGAATGA
- a CDS encoding Abi family protein: protein MQYSKPPLSIDDQVARLFQRGLVCENPERLKHYLTHIGYYRLSAYWLPFELAPVEPDSRNHHFEAGTTFDRVLDLYDFDRKLRLLVMNALERIEVAIRTRWAGAMAKHHGPHAYMNSDLFKDPWQHQRDLAMLSREVKKSSEVFIKHYLDHYSRPFLPPIWAIVEMMSFGQLSCWFSNTSNTEIKKEVMRSLKLPTIEVLEKVLHTLTPVRNTAAHHGRLWNRQFPMTLPEIKRLRERVMPNSAPDRLGHRIFNYLVIIEYLKSVINPTGQWKSQLMSLLETVLESDLRAMGFPEDWREREPWRGVE from the coding sequence ATGCAATATAGCAAGCCCCCTCTTTCAATTGATGATCAGGTTGCCCGTTTGTTTCAGCGCGGGTTAGTCTGCGAAAACCCTGAGCGACTCAAACATTATCTCACCCATATCGGCTACTATCGCCTTAGCGCCTATTGGCTCCCTTTTGAACTAGCTCCTGTAGAACCAGACAGCCGCAACCATCATTTCGAAGCAGGTACGACCTTTGACCGGGTTTTGGATCTCTACGACTTTGACCGAAAGCTGCGGCTGTTGGTGATGAACGCCCTCGAACGGATTGAAGTTGCGATCAGAACGCGTTGGGCAGGTGCTATGGCAAAGCACCACGGTCCTCATGCTTATATGAATTCAGATCTTTTTAAAGATCCGTGGCAACATCAGCGGGACTTGGCGATGCTTTCCCGTGAAGTCAAGAAGAGTAGTGAGGTTTTTATCAAGCATTATCTGGATCACTATTCAAGGCCCTTTTTGCCACCCATTTGGGCAATTGTCGAGATGATGAGTTTTGGGCAACTGTCCTGTTGGTTTTCCAATACGAGCAATACAGAAATAAAAAAAGAAGTCATGCGAAGTCTGAAGTTGCCTACGATTGAGGTTTTAGAAAAAGTGCTGCATACCCTAACCCCGGTGCGAAACACGGCTGCCCACCATGGCAGACTGTGGAATCGTCAATTTCCGATGACTCTGCCGGAGATAAAACGGCTGCGGGAAAGGGTTATGCCGAATAGTGCTCCCGATAGGCTGGGGCACCGCATTTTCAACTACCTGGTCATCATCGAGTACTTGAAAAGTGTCATCAATCCAACGGGGCAATGGAAGTCGCAGTTGATGAGTCTTCTTGAGACTGTTTTGGAGAGTGACTTGAGGGCGATGGGGTTTCCGGAGGATTGGCGGGAGCGTGAGCCTTGGCGTGGGGTAGAGTGA